One segment of Triticum aestivum cultivar Chinese Spring chromosome 2A, IWGSC CS RefSeq v2.1, whole genome shotgun sequence DNA contains the following:
- the LOC123188495 gene encoding nucleolin isoform X1: MEDLPPAPRRPLFDLNVAMEDFEEEEPQEVEEVVEVEEVVEEEDEEEEEQAPKEMIMGEETAVAPAEEEDAIVEKEVVEEVGVSGEGGENEGRRKKRKEYEVFVFGLPRGAMEDDVAAALTEAGEVEEVRLVRDPVEPQLNKGFAFVRFAEVWQARWAANDLRTAMIKGKACGICKNNDNETLHLRNICFDWSKDDLAEKLKTFELENLEDINLIEHPDRKGRNRGYAFLDFSSHVDAVAGFLKLQKRDLFLGTDVRAQISFSNTISQDDKVMEKVKSVFLDGLPPHWDEDDVREKFGKFGEIDNIQLARNMFTAKRKDFGFISFTTRQAALDCIDMVNKGRFGEGSGKIRMKATLQRPKPTFKKPSWQGDNHMLGVRRGFIGKNYGDREPHPNRFRHLGPERHPYSNHSNYPGSRIRGGYVGRLPPMAVDDGERPVSVREYRSYYRRDSTVPDPRHKYGRTHPGSRIREGYVESRYDNKYPKHKHAAYEASTMQGDEYSRSKYRHSYLERAHDESCPECIRGDHNSSAYQSGHYSSAGKAGHHYQCENVDEFAATSGGSEKDYYNKTEHELTVASTSQVAPQRKEPYRGVEQELLPSSPAMCNCSECYKGQKSAAAPSSSQSEITSHSNPQVAAPHRRIAKPFHDQRSFVPDEYDEVEYTVRERRGRYLSARDGRKYSRQGR, encoded by the exons ATGGAAGACCTTCCGCCGGCCCCGCGCCGGCCGCTCTTCGACCTCAACGTCGCCATGGAGGATTTCGAGGAGGAGGAGCcccaggaggtggaggaggtcgtcGAGGTGGAGGAAGTagttgaggaggaggatgaggaggaagaggaacagGCTCCCAAGGAGATGATCATGGGGGAGGAGACGGCGGTGGCGCCGGCCGAGGAAGAAGACGCTATTGTGGAGAAGGAGGTCGTGGAGGAGGTGGGGGTGTCTGGGGAAGGAGGGGAGaacgaggggaggaggaagaagaggaaggagtaCGAGGTGTTCGTGTTTGGGCTGCCGCGGGGAGCCATGGAGGATGACGTCGCGGCAGCGCTCACCGAGGCCGGTGAGGTCGAGGAGGTGCGGCTCGTCCGGGATCCGGTGGAGCCGCAGCTTAACAAGGGCTTTGCCTTTGTACGCTTCGCCGAGGTTTGGCAGGCGAGGTGGGCTGCCAACGACCTCCGCACGGCCATG ATCAAGGGAAAAGCTTGTGGAATATGCAAGAACAATGATAATGAGACCCTTCATCTTCGGAACATTTGCTTCGATTGGTCAAAAGATGAT TTAGCAGAGAAGCTGAAAACCTTTGAGTTGGAAAACCTTGAAGATATCAATTTAATTGAGCACCCGGATAGAAAGGGAAGAAATAGAGGCTATGCGTTTCTTGACTTCAGCTCACATGTGGATGCTGTTGCTGGATTTCTTAAACTACAGAAAAGAGATTTGTTTCTTGGTACTGATGTTAGAGCACAAATATCATTTTCAAACACCATTTCACAAGATGATAAGGTTATGGAGAAG GTAAAATCTGTTTTCTTGGATGGCTTACCGCCTCATTGGGACGAAGACGACGTGAGGGAAAAGTTTGGAAAGTTTGGTGAAATTGATAATATACAACTTGCTAGAAATATGTTTACAGCAAAACGTAAAGATTTTGGTTTCATCAGCTTTACTACAAGACAAGCGGCATTAGATTGCATTGATATGGTCAATAAAGGTCGCTTTGGTGAAGGTAGTGGAAAG ATCCGCATGAAGGCTACTCTACAAAGACCAAAGCCTACTTTCAAAAAGCCTTCATGGCAAGGGGATAATCACATGTTGGGCGTCAGGAGAGGATTTATTGGCAAAAATTATGGTGACAGAGAGCCCCACCCTAACAGATTCAGGCATTTAGGTCCTGAAAGACATCCTTATTCAAATCATAGCAACTACCCAGGGAGCAGAATTCGGGGAGGTTATGTTGGTAGGTTGCCTCCCATGGCGGTTGATGATGGAGAAAGACCTGTTTCAGTGCGAGAATACAGGTCTTACTACAGAAGAGATTCTACAGTACCTG ACCCCCGCCATAAATATGGAAGGACACACCCGGGGAGCAGAATCCGGGAAGGTTATGTTGAGAGTCGATATGATAATAAATATCCAAAACATAAGCATGCAGCATATGAAGCATCAACCATGCAAGGAGATGAATACAGCAGGAGTAAATATAGACATTCATACTTGGAGAGGGCACATGATGAATCTTGCCCAGAATGCATTAGAGGTGATCATAACTCAAGTGCTTATCAGAGTGGGCATTACTCCAGCGCTGGCAAGGCTGGTCATCACTACCAGTGTGAGAATGTTGATGAATTTGCTGCAACCAGTGGTGGATCGGAGAAAGACTACTATAATAAGACA GAGCATGAGCTCACGGTGGCTTCAACTTCTCAAGTAGCACCTCAGCGCAAGGAACCCTACCGCGGGGTG GAACAAGAGTTATTGCCTTCAAGTCCTGCGATGTGTAACTGTAGCGAATGCTACAAG GGGCAGAAGTCAGCAGCAGCCCCTTCAAGCTCTCAAAGCGAGATAACTAGTCATTCCAATCCTCAAGTTGCTGCTCCCCATCGCCGGATTGCTAAACCTTTTCATGACCAGCGGAG CTTTGTTCCTGATGAGTATGATGAGGTAGAGTACACAGTCAGGGAGCGCAGAGGCCGATATTTATCTGCAAGAGACGGGAGGAAATACTCTAGGCAAGGACGATAG
- the LOC123188495 gene encoding nucleolin isoform X2, with the protein MEDLPPAPRRPLFDLNVAMEDFEEEEPQEVEEVVEVEEVVEEEDEEEEEQAPKEMIMGEETAVAPAEEEDAIVEKEVVEEVGVSGEGGENEGRRKKRKEYEVFVFGLPRGAMEDDVAAALTEAGEVEEVRLVRDPVEPQLNKGFAFVRFAEVWQARWAANDLRTAMIKGKACGICKNNDNETLHLRNICFDWSKDDLAEKLKTFELENLEDINLIEHPDRKGRNRGYAFLDFSSHVDAVAGFLKLQKRDLFLGTDVRAQISFSNTISQDDKVMEKVKSVFLDGLPPHWDEDDVREKFGKFGEIDNIQLARNMFTAKRKDFGFISFTTRQAALDCIDMVNKGRFGEGSGKIRMKATLQRPKPTFKKPSWQGDNHMLGVRRGFIGKNYGDREPHPNRFRHLGPERHPYSNHSNYPGSRIRGGYVGRLPPMAVDDGERPVSVREYRSYYRRDSTVPDPRHKYGRTHPGSRIREGYVESRYDNKYPKHKHAAYEASTMQGDEYSRSKYRHSYLERAHDESCPECIRGDHNSSAYQSGHYSSAGKAGHHYQCENVDEFAATSGGSEKDYYNKTEHELTVASTSQVAPQRKEPYRGVEQELLPSSPAMCNCSECYKKSAAAPSSSQSEITSHSNPQVAAPHRRIAKPFHDQRSFVPDEYDEVEYTVRERRGRYLSARDGRKYSRQGR; encoded by the exons ATGGAAGACCTTCCGCCGGCCCCGCGCCGGCCGCTCTTCGACCTCAACGTCGCCATGGAGGATTTCGAGGAGGAGGAGCcccaggaggtggaggaggtcgtcGAGGTGGAGGAAGTagttgaggaggaggatgaggaggaagaggaacagGCTCCCAAGGAGATGATCATGGGGGAGGAGACGGCGGTGGCGCCGGCCGAGGAAGAAGACGCTATTGTGGAGAAGGAGGTCGTGGAGGAGGTGGGGGTGTCTGGGGAAGGAGGGGAGaacgaggggaggaggaagaagaggaaggagtaCGAGGTGTTCGTGTTTGGGCTGCCGCGGGGAGCCATGGAGGATGACGTCGCGGCAGCGCTCACCGAGGCCGGTGAGGTCGAGGAGGTGCGGCTCGTCCGGGATCCGGTGGAGCCGCAGCTTAACAAGGGCTTTGCCTTTGTACGCTTCGCCGAGGTTTGGCAGGCGAGGTGGGCTGCCAACGACCTCCGCACGGCCATG ATCAAGGGAAAAGCTTGTGGAATATGCAAGAACAATGATAATGAGACCCTTCATCTTCGGAACATTTGCTTCGATTGGTCAAAAGATGAT TTAGCAGAGAAGCTGAAAACCTTTGAGTTGGAAAACCTTGAAGATATCAATTTAATTGAGCACCCGGATAGAAAGGGAAGAAATAGAGGCTATGCGTTTCTTGACTTCAGCTCACATGTGGATGCTGTTGCTGGATTTCTTAAACTACAGAAAAGAGATTTGTTTCTTGGTACTGATGTTAGAGCACAAATATCATTTTCAAACACCATTTCACAAGATGATAAGGTTATGGAGAAG GTAAAATCTGTTTTCTTGGATGGCTTACCGCCTCATTGGGACGAAGACGACGTGAGGGAAAAGTTTGGAAAGTTTGGTGAAATTGATAATATACAACTTGCTAGAAATATGTTTACAGCAAAACGTAAAGATTTTGGTTTCATCAGCTTTACTACAAGACAAGCGGCATTAGATTGCATTGATATGGTCAATAAAGGTCGCTTTGGTGAAGGTAGTGGAAAG ATCCGCATGAAGGCTACTCTACAAAGACCAAAGCCTACTTTCAAAAAGCCTTCATGGCAAGGGGATAATCACATGTTGGGCGTCAGGAGAGGATTTATTGGCAAAAATTATGGTGACAGAGAGCCCCACCCTAACAGATTCAGGCATTTAGGTCCTGAAAGACATCCTTATTCAAATCATAGCAACTACCCAGGGAGCAGAATTCGGGGAGGTTATGTTGGTAGGTTGCCTCCCATGGCGGTTGATGATGGAGAAAGACCTGTTTCAGTGCGAGAATACAGGTCTTACTACAGAAGAGATTCTACAGTACCTG ACCCCCGCCATAAATATGGAAGGACACACCCGGGGAGCAGAATCCGGGAAGGTTATGTTGAGAGTCGATATGATAATAAATATCCAAAACATAAGCATGCAGCATATGAAGCATCAACCATGCAAGGAGATGAATACAGCAGGAGTAAATATAGACATTCATACTTGGAGAGGGCACATGATGAATCTTGCCCAGAATGCATTAGAGGTGATCATAACTCAAGTGCTTATCAGAGTGGGCATTACTCCAGCGCTGGCAAGGCTGGTCATCACTACCAGTGTGAGAATGTTGATGAATTTGCTGCAACCAGTGGTGGATCGGAGAAAGACTACTATAATAAGACA GAGCATGAGCTCACGGTGGCTTCAACTTCTCAAGTAGCACCTCAGCGCAAGGAACCCTACCGCGGGGTG GAACAAGAGTTATTGCCTTCAAGTCCTGCGATGTGTAACTGTAGCGAATGCTACAAG AAGTCAGCAGCAGCCCCTTCAAGCTCTCAAAGCGAGATAACTAGTCATTCCAATCCTCAAGTTGCTGCTCCCCATCGCCGGATTGCTAAACCTTTTCATGACCAGCGGAG CTTTGTTCCTGATGAGTATGATGAGGTAGAGTACACAGTCAGGGAGCGCAGAGGCCGATATTTATCTGCAAGAGACGGGAGGAAATACTCTAGGCAAGGACGATAG